The sequence below is a genomic window from Euwallacea similis isolate ESF13 chromosome 1, ESF131.1, whole genome shotgun sequence.
gaatatttgatGGTTGGTCAAATTATGCTTTACGTCGTTCAATTTTTGCTCTTTGAATGAAAGGAAATTAGAAAAGGAACGGATTTTAGACGCATGTTGTAtattaaaatcagaaaaatgatttttttaatgcatgtGCCCCAACCTCTAGTGTAAGCTCACCAATGCACGTTCCTACAAAAATAGCTATTATTGGCGGAACGTATGGTTAAGCTTAATCTGGTTTAGAAGAATTTTATGCGTTAATCAACATTATCTAAGGGTCTGCAATAAGACAATACTGCGAAGCTGgagataaaaacaaaacgaCTCACAGcaatattacttttatttttatccctacaataattattataatttttgtaaatacataatttataaCTAAGACCATTTTATAGTCGAAAAAAGTGAGTACGAACTGTTTTTACATGTAAGTCCGCAAAGcttgattttatttacaagTACATATGTAAGTAGTTCGTCGGAGTTTTTGGCCGAAGAACCATAATATTTGCAACCAGCATCGCGCAACATTCCAGTCCTACATCCCCAACTCTTTTTACATAGCTATTATCATCTACCTACATACACACTTTTAATGCACCTTTCAGGATACGCAAATTATAGATAAAGTACCCATACACcggtaaaaaaacaaatcctCAAGTCCAGTAATTATTGTTACCAGGATCCTGAATATGAATTGCCCCCCTAACACACTACTTTAAACAATGACTTAGAATTTGGAAACTTTACAAGGCCCCCTTAAGAAttcttttaaagatttatcCCACTTTGTTGCTTGCCTTATTGCTGACACTTTTTACGCAACGGTCAAAAACACCAGATTGTTCTggtttaaagaaattaaaatgggCGTTCAAGACGTTTGCTTTACAAACGTCGAGAGCAGCTGATAGAGCCATTCGGGTCACAAACTATATACATCATTTTAGACCTTTAAGCATTATCAAAGGAACTTTAAAATGCTGACATTTGAAAGATATTATTTAAAGCTATGCTTCAAGGACGAAACACTCAAGGCACCACTACAAGTATTACTTTTGTAGGTACACACAAAAACATAACATACAAAAACGAACTCGTGTTTAAACGAGAAAATTatcttcaatttgaaaaataaaaagaacgCGCTTCATACTGTAAAAAGGCATAAACTAAAACGAAGTAACAATTCAAAAgtataaaaaccaaaaacgaaaatattctAACAGAGGAAAATGCAACAACgcattattaaataacataacGTGTGCGATTAATGTTGAAGAAAACGTGTTTTTGGggtgataatttaaaaataaaatcgaatgCGGTCTGAAAGTGCGATAAAACcctcattttcatattttgaataacAATATTATCAATCAGAGTTATTTTCAGCTGTATTCAGTATTTGTGAACAAGAAAGATCCTCAAAGTGTTTGTTTTAGAATCATTGACGAACACTCatcttaaaatgttttttctcaaTGCTGCAGGGTAAAGAACAATACTATGATAAATTGTTAACTTTCAACCTATTGCATTTGGTAGATAGGGTTATTTCAGAACTGTCGATGTAATTTCATCTAGTGGCTTTGGCCTATATTTggaagattttgaaaaaaatgtattttcttatttaattactCTGTATCTAGGGGTCTGATTTTTGACCCAGAAATGTATTGGAAAGAAATCGAACAGTGGGAATCACGTGGAGGAGAGAATGACTAAGTTAATGAGGTGAATCacagtaataaaataagtaattattgAAAGAAGTCATGAGATTTCTGTTGTTAAATCTGACTGAAATATCCTTCTTTTTAATACTTacgaaatttggaaaaattaatgccACATCTGGTTTATTTGGGAACGTACCTCTTGTGTTTCcctaatttttacaatttttacaacttgttcttaaatttttaacaagataTCACGAATCTTTAAGATTACTCTTTATAAGACtattggaaattttgaaatttggattAATAATAACGAATTGCAACAATTTTAAAGTCTCACATCTATTTATCCAAACCTGtcacaaatttgaaaaaaatgccttttataatttttctatgatcATAAGTAACATCCCCTgctgttttattaaatctaaTGCTTAATAACAAGGTTTCATATTTAGAAGGATAATAATTACActgatttttgaagaaatggtcgtaaaaataaattttattttgtttaaataggGTGAGGTATTTCCTAGATGCAcgcattaatatttaaaacattattgtgggctaaatttttcaagatgGGTGTGAGTTAATAATTCTAAATCTTTTTGGACATTTCCAAAATACTAGTTctcaaaactgaaaaatgagCCATTTAGACTATTTTTATGAGCAGTTTATTAGAGGAAAATTCGTATATACACTATGGTTATGAAAAACACAACCTTGAAGTGTATAAGATATTATTACTTCATTCTGTCGCTTAATTTAGTAAGGATTTGTGTCCCAATAATCATCTGCATATTCCAGTTCATAcaataaaacatcaaaatgatatttcttgaaaatatggcgaTTGCAATTTGATATTAACCAACATTTGACTATTTACCTTCAAATTTGTGAATATCATTATGTCTCAAATTATCTTTAGGTTAAAATTAGCGTCCACTTTagtcaaagtaaaaaaaccgTTTAATTTAAGTAAGAGAATACAACCGTGGGAACaactgcaatttttcaaacgatAGATCCCTCTCAGAGTGCTGTAAGGTTGTTTAACAACGACATGACAGTATTACATACTGTAATAATTATCGACTTATCGGCCGTAAGTCAGAAAGTATAGAATAGTATAAACGTGTTTATCCAAGCAGTatgaaagaaatttgattttaatggGCCATACtttataataattctaaaatacaaataactatttttgttttgtggttGGATACGTAACTGTTTAGACATTAACAGTTTGGTGATTTTGAGACTCGGTACGGTTATAAGAGTAAGTCAACTTTGAAAGCTTCAATTTAGTTCTAAGTGTATTTATATATGTTTGAAGCGGAATTTATCTTTCTGGTAGTTATCGAGATCTCAATATAGAGGGTCTCTCAAGGATCAGATACGCAGTTTTTCATTCGTCaaagaaatatagaaaaaagtttcaaacgaacaaaagaataataaagaaGGGTAATCAATCAGTTTTTTGTACTTTAAAAAGggatcattttgaaattaaattgaatagaacaaataaataaattcattgaTAATTCAATGAATTTAACATCATTTCAATGAACTCTATATAAATTTACATTGTTAGCTTCTTAAACAGCTTctattaaactttttcaagGGTAAAGTTTTCGTTGGAAGACCCTGTATCAACCCCATGTGGACAACAAATGGAtagtctttttttttaaacataaagtAAATGCAAAGAAAACCTAATGAAGATTTTGTGTCCAGTTTTACATTTCGCGAATAGCGCTTTCGTACAACCCAGTGACGTTATCTTTGCTTTATTCCGCCTGCTTGCATTACCTGCTATGTATACGAGTTTGCTACTTGTTAGTTACTCTACAGAATGTCCTATTAACAAAAGTCATCGGTCATCAGAAAATATAGAcgtttgaaacaaaaatcttattaataaatatgacCAACAGCTTTGAGGAACAACTCCCTAGGCCCTATCTAAGgcaaattttagatatttagaTGCAGTGGTTGTGCTTCAAAATTCTTATAATGTCTCTAGTTGCGAGTAGAATGTTGCTATAACGAAAATATTGTGTTTTCTTGATTATAATTCTTAATAAGATTTTGGTTTCGAACTTCTATCATtcttagtttctgagatatagTTATGACCTCTGTTAATGGAACACACCGCACATGTTATCTGTTTTTAAGGATTATTTACGTCATTAGTTTTCAAGAATCCGCATTATTCTTTTAGtcattgctatttttttaattatggcTACAATTAGTTCACATGCTAAGATTGAAAGCGCTATGATTTTAATGTGAATTGCGAAATCATTTTAACTCTTAATGGAGTTTCTGAACGGCACTTGTCAAaaaaagcgatttttttttattgttggtACTATTTTAAACGGCTGATGAATCACTACAattataactaaattaaaGAACTCGCTGTAATGAAAATATCGTTAGACAGCAGCTAAACATTGTCCTCCAGCAACTTTATTGGAATTTGACCACACATGGTTTAAAAAGCAAACGCTTAATATTTTAGAGACAATTCGTTTGTCAACCGTCCTTATACTTTACTCATCAATTTGCGGAATTACATGCAAAGGAGCCATTTTCCAGTTTTGCATCCTTCAAAATTTCGGCCTTGTTTCCCCGATCACTCCACCTGACCGcatcaataattattacgaTTAATTTCTCCCTGAGAGAGGAAAAGTGCGGAGAGTGAGCGTCGAAACGCGACCTCCTAAACTAAAACAACCATCCTCGATTCTAACGGACAACAAAACGGAATCGAGCACCACAATGACCACATCGCCGTCTTGACGCCTCGcgaaaaatacttatttaaaagtgtGGTCTTTGCACTCTGCTTCTACGAAATGAACGATCTCCTATTCGGTCTCGTACTTGGGCTGGATAAGGCGTTGCCGTTTCACTTCCGGATCACCGTCCAGCTCGCCAGACGAGCCTGGACTACCGACGCCCTGCTCCTCCAGATGTCTCTTCAGGTCCAGACTCATGCTGGTACCGGTATAACTGTTATTGCCACTGAAATGTTAATGGTGATTGTCTTGGCAAcaagattttattttgttacctGTAGGGTGAGTAATTCGCAGGCTGTACGATTACAGGCTGTGGTGAAAACGGTGTCGGTGACATTGAACGTTCTTCTAAGGTGTTCACCAAGAACTTTTCTGCAATAAAATGTGATCATATATAGATATGTTCCTATTCGAATGATAATCGGGCAAGTTGTTAAGTGCGGGAAATACACTTTCTGCAAGTATTTAAAGTATATCAGTCATTGCAGTTCGAACAAAAACTGCTTTACATATAGGCGAACTAGAACCAGAACCAGGAGAATTACCCAGGAAAGGAAGAGAGCCAATTTTAGAATATGTCACACATTTGGTGTgaattaaaagcaatttaCATTCAAAAAAACAGCAACAATGGTGAATATAAATACACTGATTCCTGGAAAGAACTGTTTAGTGGcctagaaaattaaaaataaggtcCCACTCAATAGTCAATATCCTCactgtaattttattgtttaaagcttcgaaactaaaaataagaagatatttttgaagagtGTATCATTCATTATACactatatattatattgtatAGATCGGTCATAAATACTCACTCACCTTCCCTATAATCCTGCTGTCCGTTGGACGCTGGCCTCTCGATTATCTGCTGCTCGACGTACTGTTCTTGGATGACGTGGTGTTGCGGCAGCAGCAGTCGAGCTTTTGTGGCACCAACCAACGCGGACATCTGTTGATGTCCGATCATGCCACCGGAACCAGCACGGGCAACCGACGAGGACCCGGGGCTGCCGGGCGCCGATTGGCTGCTCACGTCGATTGTCTGTTCAATGGTCGGGGAACCCTCGCGTGACAATGAATCAGGAGTCATCACGTCCGAAATGCCGAGGTGCGACGGAGAAGCTGGGGCGCTTCTaatttaaagaagaaaagaagGACATGTTTATTTCATGGTGTCTCAAACTTTTGATTTAGCTTTCCCTACGATAGATGATTTGACACTTTTTATGGGAATGAATCTCTTGGGGTCTTAAGTACTTAGTTTACTCGGGAGGAAGTTCTGTATATTGTGCCATTGCAAAGTATTATCGAAGGAGGTCAGCACTGGCGCTAGGAAGAGTTGATTGGAGCTTCATAATCACTGCTGCTGCAACCCTGGATCCTTCGCTCCAGAGCCGACCAACCTTTCAAAATTCTGCATGTAATGATACCCTACAGCGATAATACGTGGACTAGACCGTGTGGACTACGGCACTGCGCGGATGGTCGTGACTTTGGAGAAGGTGAAGTAATCTACAGGACATTAATGTAATAGGTTGGCTGGACAACATTGACCCAAAGATGTTTAGAGAAGATAATTGATAAGAATCTGAAATAAAGGCAACTGATCGTTAGGCCTCTTCAACGAAACTAGACGCTGTTCACAGGGTAGAGGGaccaattaattaaatacatcAGATCGACAGCATTTCTATAACTCTACATAAGCAAGACGTGACGGGTCTATCCCTGTGGCCTATATGTTGTACAAGCAGTTATTGCATCAACTCAACTaatgtcattttttattttcatgatgATAAaagatttacaaaattttcgCTTTGAGCTATCTATGAGGgaaacttaaaacaaacattactAAAATTGTCTGTACATATATACCTCTATTGGTTGAATGTTAATGATTATCTGGTACtactaaattatatttactaCTGATACATTTCCATTGTTTAcacaacaaaataattaacatcatATGCGTATTCTATTTAAATCCTGATATATCTTAAATAGAcagtaaatataatatattataagtTAAATAGCTAGCAATTATTTCATTGgagatgtttatttttaaacgtcACCGAGATATTTCGCAACTTACCTGGAACTTAAGCCAAATGGGGCACGGAAGCATGACACTCCCCTTTGTCGCCGGCGTCTAAACGCCTGTTCAATCAACTTCGATTCCGACTGAGGGTCGATCCTCCAAAACGACCCTTTCCCCGGTTCTTCTTGACTCCTGGGAACCTGAAAAGACAATCAATGCTATAATTATGCAGTTTTTTGCAGAAAACGACTGTATCTCaacatttatttgatttgagaaaatggtgattgaagattttaataatgaataacCATTGGAACCACAATTTTCATAACTGCAACACAATTTCAGCGTCTAAGGTGAGTCTACCTTGGCAATTGGTAGTTGTTTATTGTGTGTTATGGCATGCCATTTTGAACGTTGCTAAAAAGCTATAGCAAGCTGACGTTTGTGCTATGTTGTGTTGCAGTTTAGTCTTTTCCTGAAGTACGACAGAATTGGCCATAAAAGTTCATAACCCAATTAACTAACACCTCTATAGTGCAAATATACGCGAGTCGATAGTTACCTTAATGAAATACCTATTAAGACTAAGATTATGTCTAATAGAATTCTGCCAGCCTTTGTCAGCCGTCCGATAGTACGGATAATGTTTGGTTATGTAGCTATAAATGCCCGACAGAGTCAGCTGTTTGTCCACTGCGCTGGCCACAGCCTGAACGATCAGCTGCGCGTAGGAAAAGGGAGGCTTGGAGTCGTCTTTACCGCCGCTGCCACCAGCAGAAACGTAGCTGCCGTCGTTGATCACAACCGACGGAGTCTGAAACATTAGTGaagatatttataaatactGCGAAAATATATCTGGGATCACAAATAGTACATGTGCAGTATTGTCGcataatgatttattattaatcaatATATAGGATGGGTCGAAACAAAATCTTCTTAAAATTGGTGCCCAACCAATAGGTCACGTTGGAGATTTTCCTGCTAGTCTTAGACTTACCCACTTACCGACGGTTACATGGGTAGAGATCCTGTATCTAGATTTTACAATTACCttacaaatatataaatattaacataaacaaatatgcCAGAATATTCGACATcattaaaaaagcaataaatcacTTCGCCGAGAGCTCCACGATAAACCCTTTGTTTTGTTTCCGTCTTTCACCTGCGGCAGCCGCCCGTCAGCCGTAACAATATATCTCATTCAGTTCCCGAGATAGAAAGTTATCCTAATGGTACGGTCTgttcatttcattttattacacTTTTAAACGgatgtagcatttttttaaaatagagggtcgtttaaaaatcaatttaaatgtttttccccaatttttatatagcaattttaatttcttttttttagtttagatTAGATTATCAAACACCTGACATAATCTCACTTGTTTTTACTGAGACGGCTTGTATATCAATATTATATCAAATGTGTCTTTTTAGCCTGATTGAAAATGTACAAGGTTTTGTGGCATAATGTCTAATGGATTtcttaacattaaattttcgaaGTAAATTCTGAAATCCTGAAATAAACGGAGCCAATGCAGGACcgtaataatataaaattataggAGCTACATATGTAACTCAAATGCTAACatagaaattaagaaatgcaTATCAAATGTTCTAGGTACGtgaatttagaataaaaacaagTTGCAGAGaccaacttaaaaaatacaggaCTGTACTTTTGCCGGAAAACAAAAAGTCGGATTTTAAATAGCGGCAATTATGAAATATCTCGTTGACAAACTTAAATAATgtcaaggaaaaataaaatgtattttataaaatttcacgTTTTTCCGAGTGTCCTccatttgattgtttttctttGTGGGAAACTCCGTGGGAAAGGATCAATATCTTGGAGTACCATCCGACAACGATTGTTATCATTccatttttaagataatttaagACTGAACTATTTCAATCAGCTTAATGCTGTTGTATTACACATAGCTCATGGGTATAAGCTACTCACATCTTCAAAAAGATACTAATGCTGAATCCAAGGTATCAGAGGCGATTCTCGATATGTACTAGTTCGAAGTTTCTAATCGTCGCTTGCAAAAGATTTACTGTTATTTGTAGAGGTGGAGATATTTATGCGATCAGCCTGGTAAATAACTTCGGTGATGGACTCTAAGCttgattttaacattattaagaccgttttattttatattttatgatttttattcaTCGTTAATAACTTATTGTCGCAACTCGAGAAAAATAACCTTTTAAGGGCCTAGAAATCAAAGGCCAGTTAACTTTATCGAGAGAACAATTTCCATGAAACGTAGAACTTGTCTCTGCTTGCACTTCCTCATTTCTGCAGAAAATGGGAAAGTTACCGCACCTTTGATACATTGCCGCTTAAGGTGTGAATCCCTAGCCACACACACCGACAAGCATCTTGTCGATGCAAAGTACTTAATgcacattttaataaacaaattaccTACAATCCGCCAGACCagaaacaaataataacaGCTTATCATTTAACCCTACTAAACTAATGGAAATACTCGTGTGTTTACGTCCAGAATAAATGACCTAGATCGCAGCGTGTTAGTCTGCAATTTACAAACTTTGTTATGTTCGGAAATCGTTGCGCTAATAAGTTGTGAGCATTaacaaacatttctttaaatgtcattataataataaatatcgtTCGCTGATTAGTTTTCATTGCACGAATTTGCGTCGCAGATTGGACTGTCTATGGGTTCTCGATCATTTTACATTAATTGTGAAAGGGTTACACTTACAGAATTTCCATTCGACGTGGGCTGCCTGTAATCCGGACTATGACTTTGGGGCACGTGTTGTCCATCGTCTCGATGAGCCACCGCGTATGCGGCCATTTGCAAATCTGCTTGCACATTTCGCTTGCTATGGTTGATGCCGTGGTGGGCTAAAAAGATCTATcttcaaaatcaataattactGTAAGTTAATCGTCCGCAGACCGCTGCGGCACACAAATTTAGAAATCGCAGGCCTATGTCCcctattaattttcaatagcTCGTGTTATTCACGAATCAAACTCCTGCACGAAGAtctttttagaaaattacctCTGGGACTAGCCGGACAACTATTCGCAGCACTAATAGTTCCCGTGGGTGACGGGAAGGGGCTGGTTCCAAATTCGCTTTCTGGTATGTTGATCCGTAAGGGGTGCATACCGGATGACGAACCTCCACCTGCGCGTTCCCGTATGCGCACGGGCGACACTTCTCTTATATTCGGCACAGCAGAATCCATACCGTCGTCCACTAAAGACAGGAAGGCAAGGCGGATATTGGTGCTTGGAAAGCGAATTGTACATCTGGAACAACACAAACTAATTAGACACTGATCAATTATCATATCATCAAACTAAATCTGAGATCAAACAAAACTTCAACTATTATAAAATGCTTTGcataaatatttgg
It includes:
- the FoxK gene encoding forkhead box protein K1 isoform X2 yields the protein MSVQTSESDAWALLSLKSAPASPSKLQWSPEDRGDVIARIEAKEFEYLVRQNRIVIGRNSSRGDVDVNMGHSSFISRRHLEVVFDHPYFYLSCNGKNGVFVDGVFQRKGAPSIRLSKTCTIRFPSTNIRLAFLSLVDDGMDSAVPNIREVSPVRIRERAGGGSSSGMHPLRINIPESEFGTSPFPSPTGTISAANSCPASPRAHHGINHSKRNVQADLQMAAYAVAHRDDGQHVPQSHSPDYRQPTSNGNSTPSVVINDGSYVSAGGSGGKDDSKPPFSYAQLIVQAVASAVDKQLTLSGIYSYITKHYPYYRTADKGWQNSIRHNLSLNRYFIKVPRSQEEPGKGSFWRIDPQSESKLIEQAFRRRRQRGVSCFRAPFGLSSRSAPASPSHLGISDVMTPDSLSREGSPTIEQTIDVSSQSAPGSPGSSSVARAGSGGMIGHQQMSALVGATKARLLLPQHHVIQEQYVEQQIIERPASNGQQDYREEKFLVNTLEERSMSPTPFSPQPVIVQPANYSPYSYTGTSMSLDLKRHLEEQGVGSPGSSGELDGDPEVKRQRLIQPKYETE
- the FoxK gene encoding forkhead box protein K1 isoform X1 codes for the protein MSVQTSESDAWALLSLKSAPASPSKLQWSPEDRGDVIARIEAKEFEYLVRQNRIVIGRNSSRGDVDVNMGHSSFISRRHLEVVFDHPYFYLSCNGKNGVFVDGVFQRKGAPSIRLSKTCTIRFPSTNIRLAFLSLVDDGMDSAVPNIREVSPVRIRERAGGGSSSGMHPLRINIPESEFGTSPFPSPTGTISAANSCPASPRAHHGINHSKRNVQADLQMAAYAVAHRDDGQHVPQSHSPDYRQPTSNGNSTPSVVINDGSYVSAGGSGGKDDSKPPFSYAQLIVQAVASAVDKQLTLSGIYSYITKHYPYYRTADKGWQNSIRHNLSLNRYFIKVPRSQEEPGKGSFWRIDPQSESKLIEQAFRRRRQRGVSCFRAPFGLSSRSAPASPSHLGISDVMTPDSLSREGSPTIEQTIDVSSQSAPGSPGSSSVARAGSGGMIGHQQMSALVGATKARLLLPQHHVIQEQYVEQQIIERPASNGQQDYREEKFLVNTLEERSMSPTPFSPQPVIVQPANYSPYSGNNSYTGTSMSLDLKRHLEEQGVGSPGSSGELDGDPEVKRQRLIQPKYETE